A stretch of DNA from Arthrobacter sp. B1I2:
CCGAAGATCCCGGCCACGATCGCCAGGCCCGGTCCAATCTGGCCCACCGCAGCGGCGGCAGGTCCGAGCTGCTCATAGCCCTGAACGGTGACGCCCGCTTCGTCAAGGATGTATTTCGAGAACGCGTCACCGGCGGGGATGGCGACCTGCATCAACGTTGTTCCCGCGGTGGTCACGAGAAAAACCATGAGAAGGGACTTAGCCGCCTTTACCGCCCGGTCCCCACGGGCGTGCATCATCGTCCACACACAGGCCACCATGATGCCCAAGGTTGACATGAAGATACTGAGGACCTGCAGTTGATCCGTCAGCCATGCCATGGACTCGCCCTCCAGGCTGACCATCATTCCCGCATCCAGCCACGAGGTGAGGAAGCCCTTCATGATGGAGTCCCAGGCACCCATCATCGCCTCCCCGAGGCTATTGGCGCCCGAATTAACGGCAGTATTCACCGCTCCTTTGGTGGCGTCCTGTACGCCGCCGATCACGTTGGCCGCGGCACACACCGGGCCACCGAAGAATCCGCAATCAGCCATTGGAACCAACCCACTCCACAAAGCCGCCCTTTACCGGTACGGGCGGCTGTCCAACGAAGGACGAGCCATCATCGAGGATCTTCAATTTCCAGTCCCCATCGACCCACTTGAAAGTGCCAGGCAGGCCGGTGTATCCAGTGCTACTAATCGGCGTAGCCATCACCAAAGTGATCGCAGCTTCATCGCCGGTGAAGCTGTCCACAATGAACCCGGCGAAAGAGGCCGGGCTGGTGGCGGCGGGTTCATCCGGGGTCTTCCCGAGGAGTACGTCTTTGCCCTTTGATTCCATGGTGTAGAGCTCCACGGCTTTCCGGGCACTGATCACGTTTGCTGAAGCGTTCATCGAGACGGCGGTGAGTGCTGCTCCCAGCGGTGAACGGGCGAAGCAGACAGGAAAGCCGTCCTTTGTGTCGGTGGGCCCATAAGTGTCAGAGACCGGCCACGTCCAGCCCTTGTCAGCTTCCCAGCGGAGATCAACGGGCATGGCCGGTTTGGAGGAGGTGTCCCCCTCGGGAACGTTGCAGCCCTCCGTCGGTTGAGTGGTGCCCTCCCCTGCCTGCGGTGTGTTCTGCGGTGCGGGCTTGACGAGGATGAGGAACGCTAGGACAGCGACGATAAACACGACGGTGACGGCGGCCCACCACGCGGTTTTGCCTCTGAGGGTTTGAGGTTTCTGAACTTGGCTCACGGGCTTGTCCTTAGCTGACGAAGAGCGTTGCAAGGACACCCGAGGTGCCGAGCCCGATGGCACCGGTGAGCCACCAGCCGGCTTTGGACATGAACTCTTCGCCGCGGCCGCGCTGGTGGGCGAAGAACAGACCGATGAAGAGGATCATGAGGCCCAGAACAGCCAGGGAACCGCCAATGATGCGTGCCCACAGGATCACGGTGTCCAGGCCGTCCTGGACTTCCTGGGGCAGGGGCTTGGCTTCCGTGACGACAACGGTCGCTACGTCAGTGAGTTTGCTGAAGATGGTCATTTCATTTCTCCTTTAGTCGTGGAAAGCGCGGCACGGACTTTTGCCAGGTCCTTGGCCGGTACATCAGTGAAATCAGCCAGCGCAGAGCGCTTGATCAGCAGGCCTGAAACCCACGGGACGGGGATCAGGGGCACTGCGCCGGCTAAGACTTTGAGTTCGTTCTGAATCATCCGCGAGGCACGTCCCGGTGCAGCCGGGACGATCAGGACCGCGCTGAATGAAGCCGGGCCGTGGGCGGCGATGGCTGCCTTGGCAGCATCGATGCCGTGCAGGCTGGCGCGGGCGACAAGCACCACCGGTGCTCCGGCGGCGGGCAGTTGCGGGCCGTGGTCTGCCCCGTCCAGGATCGCCGCCCAAGCAGTGGCACCCGCGCCGCCGTGCGCGGCTACGAAACCGATCGGCTGTTCCTCAGCGGCCGGGGCCGGGTCCTCAACAGGCGCGGAGGCCCGGACTTCCGGTGCGATGCTCTGCGCGGCCATCACCCATCGGCTGACGCTCTCGGTCTTTTCGGTCACGTTCATAGCCCACGTGCCACCGCAGCTGCCGCCCGCAACCACGCCCTGCGGGTTGGGCGTCTAAGGGCACCGAAGCGGATCTGACCGGACTTCAAGGCCGGGTCAAACGGAACGACGACAACGTCGCGAACATAGGGCCGGAACTTCTCGGCCGTCTCCTGGGAGAGCCTGGCTTCGCCTTCCTGCCGTTCCGAGACGACAACGACGGCATTGGCAGCCAGCCCGGCAGAGCGTTCGCTCTTCAGGTCCAGTCCCTGCAACGTCAGGAGGGCGGCCTCCACCCGGTCCTCTTCGTTGGTGGTGGGAACCACCAACTGGTCCGCATGGTCAATCATGCGGATCCACTCGGCGCTGCGGTGGTTGTTGCCTGAATCCATCAGGATCAGCCGGTAGTACTTGGAGACAACCCGGTGCAGGATGTCGACCTCTTCAGCGGTTACTTCATGGGTGCCGTCCACATCCGAATCAGAGCGCAGCACGTCGTACTTGTCGGTGCTCTGATGGTGGACGAATGCGTTGATATCCGCGGACTGTGCCGTGGGAGAGAGCAGGGCGTCAGCGTTGGCAATGACGTCCAACGCGCTCCGGGAATGATCGCCCTGTTCGGTGCGCCATCCCAAAGTCCCTGTGGTGGGGTTGTTATCCCACGCCACGACGCTGCCGCCGTTCCGGCCAAAAACGGCAGCCAGGTCGGCAACGGTGGGCGTCTTGTTTGACCCGCCCTTCTGGTTCACCACCGCAATGGTGCGGGTGCCGGCAAAGTGCTTGGATGCCAGCCGGATATCAACCCGCTCGCTCAGTTCGTCCTCAGAAGGAGCAAGCGAAAGTCCCAGACTGTTCAGCATTCCCCGGATACCCTGGGTGGCCGGCTCAACAGTGCTCGGGGCCGCGAGGAAGCTCTCGGCCTCCCTGATTGAACGGCGGGTCGTCCCGTCGGCCACTGATGAGGGCCCCGCCGGGGCGGCTTCCTTAACGACGGTTGTACCCGCTTTAGCTGCTGCAACAGTGGTTGTGGCTGCACGGGTGGCCGGGATGCGCTCGATGATTGTGCTGGCATCCTCTGGGACGGTTGTGGGCTGCTCTTCCTCAACCTCGCCGGTCGGTGAGACAACCAGGTAGGAAACCCCCGAGTCATCCATCGAGGTCACACGGACCGGGCGGTTCAAGGTGGCTGCTTCTCCGATTACACGCTTCATGAGCGCCTGGCGAAGGTCGTTTACGTCCGGGGCTTCATAGGGATGTTCTTCGCCGTTGATTTTCAGGATGCCGGTGTTGTCACCGTTGATGATGGCGCTGATCACCGGTTCCGGCTGGATCAGCGATTTTTCGATGGCCATGGGCCTACCTCTTTCTTTTCGGAGTGGTGATGCTGCTTAGGAATCTTTAGGTGCGATGTTGGTGATCAGCCAGGGTTCGTCCTGCCCGGAGCGGTGCAGGGACATCACCCAGAGGCCATCGTTGGTGGGAAACTCGGCCATGACGGACATCGGGTTCCCCTGCTCCCTGACCAAAACAGGGGGAGAGTGAATCTCCCGTACGGGGATGCGGCCAGGGTCGATGTACTGGGCGGACTCCTGGTAATCGGCGCTCATGTGAGGTTGGAGTGCGTCAAACCATGCCCGTTCCGTCACGTCAGGACGGGCAAATTTGAGCATCAGGTCAGCGGCAAGGGCCTTAACCTCGGTGTCGGTGGACGGCCCCCAGGTTACGGCGGGAACGCCGTGGTCCTCGTCATGGTCGTGCATTTCAGCGGAGTTGCTGGCCGTGACCTCGGGCTGTGGAGTGTTGTTTGACGCGGGGGCGGCGCAGCCCGATACGGCTACGGTGGCTACGGCCAGGACAAGACCGAATTTGATGATGCGCATTAGAAGCTCACTCCCTGTGCTTTGAGGATCGGGGCCGGGTCGGTGGTCTGGTTGATCGGGACCATGGGGTTGGGCAGTGCGCCCGGAAAGAATTCCATGTGGAGGTGCCGGCCGGTCACGTTGCCGGTGGCTCCCTCGGTCCCTAGCGGGGTACCGGCGGCCACGACGTCGCCTTCTTTGACCTTCAAGGACCGGGCTTCCATGTGGTAGTAGCCAATGGTGAGCTTCCCGTCCGTCGTCTGGCCCGTAACGCCACTGCCGAACGTCCCGTCAAGGTGTCGGATCTTGACGATCTTCATGTCCGTCACAGCGACGATGGTGCCGGCCCTGCCCGGGGTTGCGAAGTCGATTCCGTAGTGGAAGTTCGCCAGGACTCCCCCGGCGGTTCCGGCAGGTGCGGCACGGGGCCCGTAGCCACTGGTCATGCTGGCACCGGCCAGCGGGTGAACCCATTTGCCCGACAGCTCCCCCAGGACCGCTCCCCCGGCGCTCGGGCACGCGCCGCTCGCGTCCAGCCCGGTGGTGGCCTCACCACCGAGCGCCTTTACAACTTCGGCTGCAGGGGCGCGGAACTGCGCGTAATGGTTCTCCACCGCGTTGCGCTGCACCCGGTGGATCGCGGTGCTGGGTTCCAGCTGGTCCCAGCCAGGAACGCGGCTCAGAGCCCTGAAGAAATTGGTAGCACTGATGTAGGGGTCCATCCGGTCTGAGTAGCTACCCCAGGCACCGTTCGCCCGCTGCTGAAACAACCCCCGCGAGTCAGGGCCCGCAGCATCGCCGTAGTCGATCACGTTCAGCGTGGACTCACCGATAGCAGCCTGTACCCCAAGGATCTGCGCAGCCGCAGGCAGTCCCAGGTCCTTGGCCGCTTTCATGATGGCCGCAGCGTTCGCCAGCTGCTTACCTGAAAAGGAACCCACACGGGCAGGCACGCTGCCAACCGAGACACTGCTTCCGGCGACGCCACAGGACTCAGCGGCCCTGGCCCCGCCGGCCCCCAGGAACAGCACGACGATGAGAACAGGTGCGAAGAGAAAGGCTGTCACGGCCAAAGCGCCGGCAGCAGCGCCGCTTCCTTTCCTCACAGCCCTGCCTCGACGGCAGAGCGCTTGCACACAATCACTGCTACTCCCCCAAAAAACATCGTGTCCACAACTACCAGCTGGTTCGGACTTTTTTCCACTTGACCTGCGCGGACGAATTCCATTCGTTGGACCAGCAGGTATTGTCCACATGTTCAGCCGAAAATGCTTGTCAAACACTGGGTCTGTGTCAGCAGTCACTCTCCTTCGGCACTCTTGTCTGTGCGACAGTTAAGACATTACCCTAAGACGACATTTAATGTAGTCTTTTAGCAGTCGTGCCGGCCGGGAACAAAGGAAGTGACAAAATGACTGGGTGCCCCGATATATTCGTCCCCCGAGCTCCCTGCCCCGGGACGTAGAAATGGCCATCGAGTCATTTGGGACAATATTCTCGCGGGCCATATTGCGCCACCTCTCCATCCACGGCCCCACCGGGGCAGCGGAACTGGCCCGCGCGCTTGGAACCGATCCCAACACCGCCCGACGGACGCTCCAAGGACTCGAAGATGCAGGCTTGGTGGAAGCCGATGTCCCCGCTGGTCAACGACGAGGGCGGACCGTGACCTTTACAGTGCGGCCGGAGCGCCTGGAGCAATTGCTGGACGGGCTAAAGGACTTCCTACGAGGGCGTTAAATGTTCTTCCCTTGCGAGACACGCGGATCGAATACCGCACAAACCATATTCTTAAGGCTATTTTCGAGCTATGGCTACGAGACGGCGAAGGCATCGCGGAACAGCAATGGACAATGTCCAGCTGAATACGCTGGTGCCCCAAGAGGACAAGGACTTCTTCTTTTCCGTCGCGGACCGCATGGGCGTATCAACCGGCGAAGCCATGGAGCAGTTGATCGCTCACCTGCGTACAGAAATGAAAGCGGACGGTTTGCCCTCGTGGTTTGACCGTTCCCAACTACCGGAGACATTGCCTATGGCACGGGCCAGTTAAAAGTTGAAGGCCCGCACTAGGCGGGCCTTCTTCTAAGTATTTGTTCAGATCCCAGTTCTTGGCGGGACGCGATCTGAACTATTCAAGCTCCCTCATGCGAGGAGGCTTCCTTTTTCACACCCTTCACAGGAAAGGTCTTGTCCCCTATGGTACCGGAACCCGGTTCCGCGTCAACGGCTGCCCCGCGGGGTGTCGCCCGTCCTGCCACGCCGGAACAAGCCTGGATTCTCGCTCCTCTGCTCGCTGGGCAGCCTGTTTACAGGACGGGCCGCTGGATCGGCTCCAGATTCCAGTACCCCCGCCCCTACTCTGCACTGAGCATCACGCCCAAGCTGCCGGAACGGCCGGCCGCTGTGATGGTCCATGGGGCAGACGGGGGTGTTGCCACGCTGTGCCTGGACCTGGACACTACCAAGGCGCTCAAGGCTGTCGTTGACTCGGACGCCGCAAACCTGCGGAGCAGGTTCAACGAGTGTGGCGTGACCTTTGTAGAGGACTTCTCCCCCAGCGGCGGCCGCCACCTCTATATCCCCTTGCAGGAACGGCTGGATGCCTCCGAGGCTCGTGAACTCGTAGAAGCCCTGGCTCTCACGGCGGCGAGTCTTGACCCCAGCCCACATCAGAACGTTACGGACGGCTGTATTCGCGTCCCAGGTTCGGCTCACAAAAGTGGCGGCCACCAAGTACTCATCACTCCCCTGTCCCAGGCATACGACGTCCTGCGACGCAGAAACCCGGCTGCAGCCATTGCTGCCCTCCGTACCGCGCTAGCTCCAGAACTGACCCGCAACCGCGCCCTGAAAGCGCGTCGGGCCAAAACAGCGGCCGCGCAGCGGACGGCGGGTGCTCAGCTGCTGCAGGTCAGCGCCGGCAGTGAAACCGCATTGCGCCGGACCGCGCGAACCGGCCTGTACGACACGGCACGCTACAAGAGCCCGTCCGAGGCCCGCATGGCCGTCCTCAACCACTTCAGCGCCTGCGGCTGGACCCTGGACCAGGTGCAGAACGAACTGACCGGACAGTTCCCCGGCCTCGCCGCACTGTACGGCTCGGCCGAGAAGCAGGACCGGCTCATGAGGCAGGAATGGGCCAAAGCCGAGGCTTGGACCCAAAAAGGCCGTCCCCGTCAAAGGGGGGAAAAGAACGCGTTTATTAACAACACAAGCCCCACTAAACCCACAGGGGGGGCACCTAGCGCCAGTGCAGCTGCAATCCACCAGCTCGTGAACGATCTGGAAAATGTGCTCTACGCGGTCCTTGACCACCGACTTAAAGATCGCGGCCGCGAAGGCCTTAGCCTCCGCCTCCTTATCCGCGCACTGCTTGGCTACATGAGGACGAAAGAAACAGATCTTCTCGATGTCGGATGCCGCACCCTGGCTGCAGCTATGGGGAAGCACCACGTCACTATTGCCAGACTCCTGCCAGTCCTCGTTCAAGCCTCCGACGGCATCCTCACCAAAGTCGCTGATGCTCGTCACAAAGCAGCAGACGTTTATCTCATCCAGCTACCGGAGCAGTATCAGCAGTTGGCCCGTGAACTGACTTGGCGAAGAGGCAAAATTCACTCGATACGGCCCGTATTCCGGGCCCTTGGCGACGCAGCAGCTCTTGTATACGAGGCAATTGAGCGTGGCCGGCATTCCCCCACCAGCGCAGAGCTCATCCGAAACAGCGGCATTAGTCGTTCAACCGTCGAGAAGGCCCTTGTCTCAATGGAAGGTCTGGGCATGATTCATCGGGACGGCAGGTATTGGAAGATCATGGCGACAGCGAATCTTCGCGTCCTCGCGGAACGTTTGGGTGTAATGGAGGACTACCAGGCACAGATCAGCCGGAATCGACGCGAACGTGCTGTCTGGCACGCTTACTTAGACCGATTCCTGGAGGTTCGGGTAATCGAATCCGACCTCTGCGATTCCGAGCGGGAAGAACACTGGATACCGCCGGACGACGCGGCTCTTTGGCAGGCAGCTTAGGCAATGGACTTGGCCCCTGGTCGAGCTCGGGCTCGCTGCGGCCCCCACGTCTTCCCAAGCTCTGCACCGGTGGGCATGTACTTCCTAAGGCCGGACAGCTGGTTCCGGTTTCACAAGTGAATCAACCGAACCCATGAAAACCAGTAGATGCAGTGAACCCGTAAACACTTCCGTGACAAGTGTTCTCGTTTTAGCTTTTTTTGCTGCTATCACTTTTTTCACTTGTAAAAAAAGTGAAGACACGGAACCCAGCTTCCCAAGTGAAGAAACTTTTGCTGGTTACGCTGGGAAAAACTTGGAAGGGGAATTTGGTGAAAGTCGATCTGGACCGCAGCGTCCTAAGCCGCGTTATAGCGGTAATCAACGGGAAGGGCGGGGTCTTCAAGACCAGCCTGGTTGCCAACGTTGGCGGACTCCTAGCCGAGGGCGGATCACGAGTACTCCTCGTAGACCTTGATCCTCAGGGCAACCTTGCCGAGGACTTGGGCTATGCCGACCAAGGCGACGGTGGTAGAAGCCTTGCAGCCTCGCTGTGCTTCGGGGGAGAACCTGACCTGCTCTTGAGTGTTCGGCCCAATTTGGACGTGATCGCCGGCGGTCCTCAACTTGACGATGCTGCCGCATTCCTTGGAGCCAAAGCTCAGAAGGACCGTGATGCTGCACAGCTAGCTTTGGCTAAACTACTTGCCAGCGTAGCGGGGGAGTACGATCTGGTCCTGCTGGATTGTCCGCCGGGGAACGAGCCATTGCAGGCCGCAGCCGTGGCGGCCGCCCGGTATGCAGTGGTGCCGCTGAAGACTGACATGTCGAGTCGTAAGGGCGTTGCGGCAGTCGCAGCACGCATGGACAGCGTTGTTGGACTCAACCCTACGCTGGACCTTTTGGGCGTCGTCCTGGTTGGGACTGGCACGAATTCAAAGCAGGTTCACAAGGTCACCCGAGACCATCTCACGGCGGACTTTGGTACAGACGAAGTGCTGTTCCCGATGTCTATTCGCCACGCAGAGGCAACTGCACAGGCGTGCCGGGAGCGTGGATTGCTGGCCCACGAGCTGGAACGGGAACTCAGCAAAGGACCGAAATGGTGGGAAGTCCTCCGTGGCGAAGCGAAAGCCGGAAACGCGGGACCGAAGTCGGCATCCAGCGTCGCCGAAGACCTCCATGCAGTCGCTATGGAAGTAACACGACGCATCGCCGCCGCAGAATCCCAGGAGGTCAACGCGTGAGCGCCGAAGCCACACCCGCCCGACCTGCACTCGGCCTGCCCCCGAAACGCGGTACCGCACCCGCCGCAAATGCACCCCTGGCACGGATGCTTCCCGGGCACCGACCCGAGTCGGCGAAGAAGGCCGATCCCAAAGACATCGAAACAGCGAACATGACGGTGAGTATCCCGGCGGCGCTCCGCAACCGGGCACGGGCCGCGTACAGGGCGACCAGCTATGCCGAAGGGGATAACACTTGGAGCCATTTCGTGGCGAAGGCCATCGAAGCAGAAACCGCCCGACGCGAAGCCGAGCATAACGAGGGCGAGGAGTACCCGTCCTGGGGAGAGAAACTCCCGGGCGGACGCCGACTCAAGGACAGTTGAACGGCGCGGCAGGGTTCCCGAGAAAGGCGGACGTGTGAGCCGAACGGCATTGGCTCGCCTGAATCAGTGCCTGTGGGCAGTCCCTTTACGAGGGCCGTGGGCATGGCTAGGTGCGGTGCACGAGCGATTTCAAACTGTGTGGCCCGATCGTTCGGCTATGCCGAACACTGTCGTTCTCGATAACGAAGGATTTCAAGAACAGGTTGATTTGAGAATCGAAGTGTTCGCGGCGAGCGGCTGCGAAGGGGCGTCTTTCTGCGGAAACCGCCATTCAGACGAAAAGCCGGGCTCAGGGCCCGTCCTTCTCACAAATAGTTCTCGAAACGGTACAGTCGAACCAACGCCCCGGATTGAGTTTTGAGAAGAGAACACTCCATGACCACACACCGCATCGGCTACGCCCGGGTCTCCACCCGGGACCAGAACCTGGAGCTGCAGATCAGCGCACTGAAGAAGGCCGGATGCGACAAAATCTACGAAGACCAGATCAGCGGCACCAAGACCCAACGTCCCGGCCTGGACCAGGCGCTGCACACCCTGCGTGACGGTGACACCCTGGTGGTTTGGAAGCTAGACCGCTTGGGCCGCAACGTGAAAGACCTCCTGGACTTCGCCGGCGGCCTGAATGACCGCGGCGTGGGCTTCGTCAGCCTCACCGACGCGATCGATACCACTACTGTCTCCGGGCGCTTCTTCTTCAACGTGATGGCATCCCTGGCCCAGATGGAACGGGAGCTCATGGTCGAACGCACCCAGGCAGGCCTGCAGGCAGCGCGCGACCAGGGACGAGTAGGCGGCCGCAAACGCATCATGACCGAAGCCAAGATCCGATCAGCTCGCAAATTACTCAAGCAGGGAACACCGCCCCGGGAAGTGGCCAGCAGCCTCGGCGTCTCCGTGCCGACGCTCTACCGGTGGGTCCCGGCCGCAGGCACTGCCGGGGCTTCAAAGCAGTAGTTCCCCGTTGATGCAGAGGACTATGGAGCGGAATGGGGTCCGTGCAGGGCACGTCTGACATTTCCGTTGTCAACACTCGTCCTCCACCGCTCACAGGACAAGGTGGCTCCACGCTACCCCGGGCGCTAAGGGCCTCCAAGGGAGAACGCCGAGTCTCATAAGCGTGCAATTTGTTCCGTCTTTAATTACATTTTGTGTTTCGTTACGTATTTCGTTAGAAAACGAAACACGATATGATGACGCTATGAGCGACAGCATTGTTGAAATGGACGCACGCACTTGCCGCTACCCGGGCTGCCGGCGGCCCGCCATGGCAGCGGAGGCCGGCACGGGCCGGCCCCCGGAGTACTGTGATGACCCCGCGCATAACCGCGCTTCCGCCTGGCGCGCACGGCAGCGCCCTAACGGGGACGCTTCCCGGGGCGCAGAGGCTCGCCCTGTTGACTCTGCGCGTCAGCGTGCCAGTGAGATCACGGGCCAGGTTAGCGGGATGATCGAGCACTTGGGCGAGCAGCTCGCGACACTTCTTGAGGAACTTCGCACCGTGGGGGATCCCGAGGCGGCAGAAGCTCAGATTGAGTCAGTAGCCAGCGAAGCCGCCGAGCGGGTTGCGGCCGCGAACGCGAGAGCTACCCGTGCTGAACAGGCTCAGCGCCGCGCCGAGGCAGAGAAAGCCGAAGCCGATGCGGCAGCTGAAGAAGCAACGCGAACGAGCGAGGACCTGGCCCAGGAGCTGTCAGGACGCCAGCAGGACCTGGACGCCGCCCTGTCCCAGGCTCAGCAACTCACCGATGAAATCGCGCAGGCCAATGCCTCTGCCGCCAACGATCGGGAACTGGCGCAAGCCGAGAATGCCGGGCTGCGGGCGGACCTGGAAGCACTCCGTGGGCAATTGACTTTGGCTGAACAGGCACGTGACGCAGCCGCGGAACGGGCCGCGACAGAGGAACGGGCCCGGATTGAGGCAGAGCAACGTACCGGAATGGCCGAGAGCCGCACCGAGGCGGAGCGGGCACGCGCTGACCGCGAGGAATCTGCAGCCGAAGAGGCGCGGCGCCAGCTGGCGGCAGTCCGCGCCGACCTTGAGGCCACCCGCGAAGCTGCAGCCGATATGCGCAGCACCGTGGCGACCCTGACGGCGGAGCGTGAGGCCGCCAAAGCCGACGTCGAGCGTGAACGCGCCCATGGTGAACAACGCGTCAAGGACCTTCACGAGACCTACAGCCGCCAGATCGACCAGCTGCGCGCTGAACTGAACCAAGCCCGCGAGGCGAAGACCAAGGAACGCCGGCCACGAGCCCAGGAAGAGCAATAGGCGGCCACCACGAAGGGGAGTGCCCACCAGGGAACGGGAGTCTAGCCACATCGGTGAGGCGCCGCCGAGCCGACGTCGGGGCGCTGGGCTTGGCTACTAGGATGACCTCACATCGTAATAGGGGAGTGGATTCGAATGGCTAAAGGAAACGATAACGATCGCTACGTGGTTCCTAACAAGGATCGTGGTGGCTGGGACGTGAAGAAGGAAGACGCCAAACGAGTCTCCGCACATGAACCGACAAAGAGGGCAGCAGAAAAGCGGGCCAAGGAAATCGTCGAGAACACAGGCGGAGGACGCGGGGAGGTTCGATCCCAGAAGCTAAACGGCCAATGGGGTGACAGCGATTCCGGTTCGAAAAACGAGTCACCCGCCAAGGACAGGAAGCACTAGGGCCGTCTCAGTTCGAAGGGACTGAGGCCAGTGCGCGGCTATGAACTTGACCGCAAAACGCCTGCCACAAACAGCAGCTAGGGGATGCGGAAAATGGCGGAATTACCAGAACCATTCGGAGGTCGTCCCCGAGAGGAATATGAGCAGCTTCTGTTGGCGAAGCTGCAGCCTGCGGTGATTCGCTCGACACTGTCGTTTGCTGGGCTATACCAAATGACGCACGAAATGCTAAAACAAACCGTCCTTGATGGAGTCCGCGACTTCTACTGCACTGGCTTCAA
This window harbors:
- a CDS encoding ParA family protein, which gives rise to MKVDLDRSVLSRVIAVINGKGGVFKTSLVANVGGLLAEGGSRVLLVDLDPQGNLAEDLGYADQGDGGRSLAASLCFGGEPDLLLSVRPNLDVIAGGPQLDDAAAFLGAKAQKDRDAAQLALAKLLASVAGEYDLVLLDCPPGNEPLQAAAVAAARYAVVPLKTDMSSRKGVAAVAARMDSVVGLNPTLDLLGVVLVGTGTNSKQVHKVTRDHLTADFGTDEVLFPMSIRHAEATAQACRERGLLAHELERELSKGPKWWEVLRGEAKAGNAGPKSASSVAEDLHAVAMEVTRRIAAAESQEVNA
- a CDS encoding MinD/ParA family ATP-binding protein, whose translation is MAIEKSLIQPEPVISAIINGDNTGILKINGEEHPYEAPDVNDLRQALMKRVIGEAATLNRPVRVTSMDDSGVSYLVVSPTGEVEEEQPTTVPEDASTIIERIPATRAATTTVAAAKAGTTVVKEAAPAGPSSVADGTTRRSIREAESFLAAPSTVEPATQGIRGMLNSLGLSLAPSEDELSERVDIRLASKHFAGTRTIAVVNQKGGSNKTPTVADLAAVFGRNGGSVVAWDNNPTTGTLGWRTEQGDHSRSALDVIANADALLSPTAQSADINAFVHHQSTDKYDVLRSDSDVDGTHEVTAEEVDILHRVVSKYYRLILMDSGNNHRSAEWIRMIDHADQLVVPTTNEEDRVEAALLTLQGLDLKSERSAGLAANAVVVVSERQEGEARLSQETAEKFRPYVRDVVVVPFDPALKSGQIRFGALRRPTRRAWLRAAAAVARGL
- a CDS encoding ParB family protein; protein product: MSAEATPARPALGLPPKRGTAPAANAPLARMLPGHRPESAKKADPKDIETANMTVSIPAALRNRARAAYRATSYAEGDNTWSHFVAKAIEAETARREAEHNEGEEYPSWGEKLPGGRRLKDS
- a CDS encoding helix-turn-helix domain-containing protein, with the translated sequence MAIESFGTIFSRAILRHLSIHGPTGAAELARALGTDPNTARRTLQGLEDAGLVEADVPAGQRRGRTVTFTVRPERLEQLLDGLKDFLRGR
- a CDS encoding recombinase family protein, which produces MTTHRIGYARVSTRDQNLELQISALKKAGCDKIYEDQISGTKTQRPGLDQALHTLRDGDTLVVWKLDRLGRNVKDLLDFAGGLNDRGVGFVSLTDAIDTTTVSGRFFFNVMASLAQMERELMVERTQAGLQAARDQGRVGGRKRIMTEAKIRSARKLLKQGTPPREVASSLGVSVPTLYRWVPAAGTAGASKQ
- a CDS encoding M23 family metallopeptidase codes for the protein MRKGSGAAAGALAVTAFLFAPVLIVVLFLGAGGARAAESCGVAGSSVSVGSVPARVGSFSGKQLANAAAIMKAAKDLGLPAAAQILGVQAAIGESTLNVIDYGDAAGPDSRGLFQQRANGAWGSYSDRMDPYISATNFFRALSRVPGWDQLEPSTAIHRVQRNAVENHYAQFRAPAAEVVKALGGEATTGLDASGACPSAGGAVLGELSGKWVHPLAGASMTSGYGPRAAPAGTAGGVLANFHYGIDFATPGRAGTIVAVTDMKIVKIRHLDGTFGSGVTGQTTDGKLTIGYYHMEARSLKVKEGDVVAAGTPLGTEGATGNVTGRHLHMEFFPGALPNPMVPINQTTDPAPILKAQGVSF
- a CDS encoding DUF2188 domain-containing protein — protein: MAKGNDNDRYVVPNKDRGGWDVKKEDAKRVSAHEPTKRAAEKRAKEIVENTGGGRGEVRSQKLNGQWGDSDSGSKNESPAKDRKH